From the Gallaecimonas kandeliae genome, one window contains:
- a CDS encoding O-antigen translocase, which translates to MKKMLKVTALTGLFTFLKMAIGFVIGKVVAIYTGPSGIAVLGQFQSFSTALNGFVNAPVSSGVIRYTAENMDDGYEACSSWWKASIFWVALILMAVVPTTIILSDQISLFLFNDKKYNSVIIACVLVLPFVALGTLCSSILNGFQQYRRYVFTGMTSVVISGLLMLLLIISYGLIGALLAAALQYAFIGVFIFIAVCKQPWCKLRFFLRGFVFKPFVWNLGGYTLMAVTSALAMPVALVFVRNLLVSNLGWEDTGLWQAVWKVSEVYLGVITMALGTYYLPRLSSAKSKESFLDEIKSTFKFVVPVVLISSLAIYLLRDFIISILFTSDFNGASNLFLFQLLGDNVKIASWVLSYPVLSKGAVRWFVVGEIIFSISLVCLSSFFVQEFGLVGANMAYLVNYAGYFLFMLVVLKNVMKSA; encoded by the coding sequence ATGAAAAAAATGTTGAAGGTAACAGCCCTAACTGGGCTGTTTACTTTTTTAAAAATGGCTATTGGGTTTGTTATTGGAAAGGTCGTAGCAATTTATACCGGGCCGAGCGGCATTGCAGTGCTCGGACAGTTTCAAAGTTTTTCTACTGCGTTAAATGGATTTGTTAATGCTCCAGTGTCTTCTGGCGTTATCCGTTACACGGCAGAAAACATGGATGATGGCTATGAGGCCTGTTCATCTTGGTGGAAAGCCAGCATTTTCTGGGTCGCTTTGATTTTGATGGCTGTAGTGCCAACTACCATCATTTTATCTGACCAAATTTCATTATTTTTATTTAATGATAAAAAGTATAACTCCGTAATTATAGCTTGTGTGCTGGTGCTTCCTTTTGTTGCATTGGGAACACTATGCTCCTCTATATTGAATGGTTTTCAACAGTACAGGCGTTATGTTTTTACTGGGATGACTTCTGTAGTTATATCTGGCCTTCTCATGCTTTTATTGATCATATCTTATGGTCTCATTGGTGCGCTGTTGGCGGCGGCATTGCAATATGCCTTCATAGGGGTCTTTATTTTTATAGCTGTTTGCAAGCAACCCTGGTGTAAGCTAAGGTTTTTCCTCCGGGGCTTTGTTTTTAAGCCTTTTGTTTGGAATTTAGGGGGGTATACATTGATGGCTGTGACAAGTGCTTTGGCAATGCCTGTTGCGCTTGTTTTCGTCAGGAACTTGTTGGTCTCCAATTTGGGCTGGGAAGATACGGGATTATGGCAAGCTGTCTGGAAGGTGTCAGAGGTCTACCTGGGTGTTATCACCATGGCTCTGGGAACATATTATTTACCAAGATTGTCGTCCGCTAAATCTAAAGAATCATTCCTTGATGAAATAAAAAGCACCTTTAAATTTGTTGTTCCTGTTGTCCTTATTTCTTCGCTAGCTATTTACCTCCTTCGTGATTTTATCATAAGTATTTTATTCACATCTGATTTTAATGGTGCTAGCAATTTGTTTTTATTTCAGCTCCTCGGTGACAATGTAAAGATTGCGAGTTGGGTTCTATCATACCCAGTGCTGTCAAAAGGAGCCGTCCGCTGGTTTGTAGTTGGTGAAATTATTTTTTCGATAAGCTTGGTTTGCCTCTCGTCGTTCTTTGTGCAGGAGTTTGGCCTGGTTGGAGCAAATATGGCTTATTTGGTTAATTATGCAGGGTATTTTTTGTTTATGCTTGTTGTTTTAAAAAATGTGATGAAATCGGCATGA
- a CDS encoding glycosyltransferase family 2 protein, whose product MKKLTILIPSYNHKKYIGELFECIESLPIELFDVLIIDDCSNDGSDKIIESYATSKSNVSCILKEQNKGLINSIKVGISHIRTEYFFLIASDDLFSPEAIAEALQYMIEKPEISFCIFGGYNFSEDGSIREIYGERHKRFFSLSPANIYKKMFYNHPAPILLQSSIFKTELFHKNPSIVDPNLKFDDYQIFIKLFRLVAENNVGFGFNNGLKIVKYRHHENNTYKDYKKMFSMFEEVYDTCAPTNAIACRSKAMCWYLYFSRSVVTLNISFIFFFLKNYRFSYLKYFHIFLRDRFFNQ is encoded by the coding sequence ATGAAAAAGCTCACCATATTAATACCATCATATAACCACAAAAAATATATAGGCGAACTATTTGAGTGCATCGAAAGCCTCCCCATTGAATTATTTGATGTTCTTATCATAGATGATTGTTCAAATGATGGGTCGGATAAAATCATCGAGAGTTATGCTACATCTAAGAGCAATGTTAGTTGCATCCTTAAGGAACAAAATAAAGGACTTATTAATTCAATTAAAGTTGGTATCAGCCATATAAGAACAGAATATTTTTTTCTTATAGCCTCAGATGATTTGTTTTCTCCGGAAGCTATAGCAGAGGCTTTGCAATACATGATAGAGAAACCCGAAATATCATTCTGTATATTTGGTGGCTATAATTTTTCAGAAGATGGTTCTATCAGAGAAATCTATGGTGAGCGTCATAAAAGATTCTTTTCCCTATCTCCAGCAAATATTTACAAGAAAATGTTCTATAACCACCCCGCTCCAATACTACTGCAATCATCAATTTTTAAAACAGAACTCTTTCATAAGAACCCTTCCATAGTTGATCCTAACTTGAAATTTGATGATTACCAGATATTCATTAAACTTTTCAGACTTGTCGCTGAAAATAATGTCGGATTTGGTTTTAATAATGGTTTGAAGATTGTCAAGTACCGGCATCATGAGAATAACACCTACAAAGACTATAAGAAAATGTTCTCTATGTTTGAAGAAGTTTATGACACTTGCGCCCCAACAAACGCTATTGCCTGCCGATCAAAAGCAATGTGTTGGTATTTATATTTTTCAAGGTCTGTAGTAACCTTGAACATCAGTTTCATTTTTTTCTTCCTTAAAAATTACAGGTTTTCATACCTGAAATATTTTCACATCTTTCTTCGTGACAGGTTTTTTAATCAATGA
- a CDS encoding DegT/DnrJ/EryC1/StrS family aminotransferase, producing the protein MIKFLDLEKINEKYSKELNEAASRVIDSGWYIQGNEVSSFEDEFAHYCGVKHCIGVANGLDALTLTLWAWKELGKLKEGDEVIVPANTYIASILAITENGLVPVLVEPDEKTYNLCPEKIEVAITSRTRAILPVHLYGQLADMPAIMNIADRHNLLVLEDAAQAHGASIEGRKAGSWGHASGFSFYPGKNLGALGDAGAVTTNDDELASTLRALGNYGSHKKYENIYQGTNSRLDEMQAAFLRVKLPHLDSEIQARRAVAKAYISGVCNPSLGMPEWKNVESHVFHLFVIRTQERKKLQEHLEKDGIQTLIHYPIPPHKQTAFSQWNDLCLPITEQIHEEIVSIPLDPTLSSGAVEHIISSLNSFSL; encoded by the coding sequence GTGATTAAGTTTTTGGATCTAGAAAAAATTAATGAGAAATACTCCAAAGAGCTCAATGAAGCGGCTTCTCGAGTTATAGATTCTGGTTGGTATATCCAAGGCAATGAGGTTAGCAGTTTTGAAGATGAGTTTGCTCATTACTGCGGCGTCAAACACTGCATAGGAGTAGCCAACGGCTTGGATGCTTTGACTCTTACCCTTTGGGCATGGAAGGAACTGGGTAAACTCAAGGAGGGAGATGAGGTCATCGTCCCTGCGAATACTTACATCGCCAGTATTCTTGCTATCACGGAAAACGGGCTGGTACCAGTGCTGGTCGAGCCTGATGAAAAAACTTATAACCTTTGCCCCGAGAAAATCGAAGTGGCTATCACTTCACGAACAAGGGCCATTCTACCTGTGCATCTTTACGGTCAATTGGCTGACATGCCTGCCATTATGAATATCGCCGACAGGCATAATCTGTTGGTCTTGGAAGATGCAGCGCAGGCTCATGGTGCGAGTATAGAGGGACGTAAGGCTGGTAGTTGGGGGCATGCAAGTGGCTTCAGCTTTTACCCAGGGAAAAACCTGGGCGCTTTAGGTGATGCTGGCGCAGTAACGACAAATGATGATGAATTAGCGTCTACTCTCCGTGCTCTAGGTAACTACGGGAGCCATAAGAAATACGAAAACATCTATCAGGGAACCAATAGTCGACTGGATGAAATGCAGGCTGCTTTCTTGAGGGTGAAATTACCTCACTTGGACAGCGAGATCCAGGCGCGTAGAGCTGTTGCTAAAGCCTATATTAGCGGGGTCTGCAACCCTTCTCTAGGCATGCCTGAGTGGAAAAACGTTGAATCACATGTTTTTCACCTTTTTGTTATTCGCACTCAGGAGAGAAAGAAGCTTCAAGAACACCTGGAGAAGGATGGCATTCAGACTTTGATTCATTACCCTATTCCTCCTCATAAGCAAACTGCTTTCTCTCAATGGAATGACCTGTGTTTACCTATAACAGAGCAGATTCATGAGGAAATAGTTTCGATACCGTTGGATCCAACACTTAGTAGCGGAGCCGTCGAACATATAATATCTTCCCTGAATTCATTTTCTCTATGA
- a CDS encoding haloacid dehalogenase-like hydrolase: MRRCNKNELLEVSVFDVCGTLYRSNTTFDFIRYFRKGSLSLTFLDVKIVKIPLLLIGKVLGIDLYRLIFIRLLKGFSRLELDNAAESFYDNFLSGKKINEVHFLLEDEKLSGKEIALCSASLDLIISVISRNLEVDNFYATNLLFNDQDICKGSISNDLLGRKDTIFSDTHELDLVATDNKSDKNIIMNAKRKYIVSTTKDVSFWLKNKLKVDLVVK; this comes from the coding sequence ATGCGCAGGTGCAATAAAAACGAATTATTGGAAGTGTCTGTTTTTGACGTTTGTGGAACACTTTATCGGAGTAACACAACTTTCGATTTCATCAGGTATTTTAGAAAAGGCTCGCTTTCTCTAACTTTTCTTGATGTTAAAATTGTCAAAATACCTCTTCTGCTTATTGGAAAAGTCTTGGGGATTGATTTATACCGTCTTATTTTTATACGACTTCTGAAGGGTTTTTCTCGATTGGAGTTAGATAATGCTGCTGAAAGTTTTTATGATAATTTTCTATCCGGAAAAAAGATTAATGAAGTCCACTTTTTATTAGAAGATGAAAAATTGTCGGGCAAAGAGATTGCCTTGTGTTCGGCATCGTTAGATCTGATTATTTCAGTAATTTCAAGGAATTTAGAAGTAGATAACTTCTATGCAACAAACTTGTTATTTAATGACCAGGATATATGCAAAGGTTCTATCTCTAATGATCTCCTTGGACGTAAAGACACGATATTCTCAGACACCCATGAACTGGATCTTGTTGCTACCGATAATAAGAGTGATAAGAATATAATTATGAATGCGAAAAGAAAGTATATTGTGTCAACCACAAAGGACGTTTCTTTTTGGCTTAAAAACAAACTTAAAGTGGATCTGGTCGTGAAATGA
- a CDS encoding acyltransferase, which translates to MKDIHPTALVSDKAIIGDDVSIGAFSIIHDNVVVGKGSKIESYCELGVVNKFCDDTPLVIGEKSLIRSHSVLYSSSSFGDGLVTGHRVTIRERTTVGKGFQIGTLGDIQGHCEIGDYVKCHSNVHIGNLSKIGNYVWIFPYVVLTNDPHPPSHTLLGCEIQDFAVIATMSVILPGVKVCSDTLVGAGSVVGRDVESGSVVVGNPAKHICSIDKIKLKDGTGGSAYPWRRHFHRGYPEAEVEKWISEFSESL; encoded by the coding sequence ATGAAAGATATTCATCCAACAGCTTTAGTTAGTGACAAGGCAATTATAGGTGATGATGTTTCAATCGGAGCCTTCAGCATAATTCATGACAATGTTGTAGTTGGGAAAGGTTCGAAGATAGAATCTTACTGCGAGCTAGGTGTCGTCAATAAATTTTGTGATGATACCCCTCTTGTTATTGGAGAAAAATCGCTGATACGGAGTCATAGCGTTCTTTATAGCTCATCCTCTTTTGGTGACGGACTTGTTACGGGACACCGTGTTACGATTAGAGAAAGAACAACGGTGGGCAAAGGGTTTCAGATTGGGACATTAGGTGATATCCAAGGGCATTGTGAGATTGGGGACTATGTCAAGTGTCACAGTAATGTTCATATCGGTAATCTGTCTAAGATAGGCAATTATGTATGGATATTTCCATACGTAGTGCTAACGAACGACCCTCATCCTCCTAGCCATACACTCTTAGGATGCGAGATACAGGACTTTGCCGTAATTGCCACGATGTCAGTTATTCTCCCTGGAGTAAAGGTTTGCTCAGATACACTAGTTGGTGCTGGTAGCGTCGTTGGTAGAGATGTTGAATCCGGGTCTGTCGTTGTGGGAAATCCAGCGAAGCATATTTGCTCAATTGACAAGATAAAACTTAAAGATGGAACTGGAGGCAGTGCATATCCTTGGCGCAGACATTTTCACCGAGGATATCCTGAGGCTGAAGTTGAAAAGTGGATTTCAGAGTTCAGTGAATCCCTATAA
- a CDS encoding sugar 3,4-ketoisomerase gives MSIIKLIDLPELSDSRGGLVAIESGLSIPFDIKRVYYIFGTCEGMVRGFHAHKALEQVAVCVSGKCRMILDNGKSREECWLDSPSKGILIENMQWREMHDFSDDCVLLVLASEHYDEGDYIRDYQVFLRECENV, from the coding sequence ATGAGCATTATAAAACTCATTGACTTGCCTGAATTGAGTGACAGTCGTGGCGGACTTGTTGCAATAGAGAGTGGACTGTCAATTCCGTTCGATATTAAGCGGGTGTATTATATATTTGGAACATGTGAAGGGATGGTCAGGGGATTCCATGCCCATAAAGCGTTGGAGCAAGTTGCCGTTTGCGTCAGCGGAAAATGTCGCATGATTTTGGACAACGGTAAGAGTAGGGAAGAGTGCTGGCTGGACTCACCTTCGAAAGGAATCCTGATAGAAAATATGCAATGGCGTGAGATGCATGATTTCAGCGATGATTGTGTTTTACTAGTGCTTGCAAGCGAGCATTATGATGAAGGTGACTATATTCGGGACTATCAAGTATTCTTGAGAGAGTGTGAGAATGTTTAA
- a CDS encoding 3-hydroxyacyl-CoA dehydrogenase family protein, with protein MFNNVLIIGGGTMGSGVSALMAVHGIKVTLLVRKESNHDHVASGLQKSILRLIRKLGLSNDLNMYLDNIRIVSSLPNDTTFDLVFEAIKESLADKKSLIENFSSFVDEKTIWATNTSSLSVTDLSSSYPHPSRFIGLHFFNPVSSMELIEVIPSMLTDEDTYLKVVGLGEFLGKKSVKVEDSPGFIVNRLLIPMINEAVILLENKVAAVDEIDSAMTLGAHHPLGPLALADLIGNDVCLSIMDALYNTTRDTKYRASYLLRKMVSANRLGRKTGHGFYNY; from the coding sequence ATGTTTAACAACGTATTGATTATCGGTGGCGGCACTATGGGGAGCGGAGTGTCGGCTCTAATGGCTGTGCATGGAATAAAAGTAACGCTACTAGTCAGAAAAGAAAGTAATCATGACCATGTGGCTTCTGGTTTACAGAAAAGCATCCTTAGACTGATTCGAAAACTTGGCTTATCTAATGATCTGAATATGTACTTAGATAATATAAGAATTGTATCATCTTTGCCCAATGATACGACCTTCGATTTGGTTTTTGAAGCTATAAAAGAAAGTCTTGCTGATAAGAAAAGTCTTATTGAAAATTTTTCCAGCTTTGTCGATGAGAAAACTATTTGGGCTACAAATACCTCTAGCCTCTCTGTTACCGATCTTTCGTCGTCTTACCCACATCCTAGCCGGTTTATCGGCCTGCATTTTTTTAATCCAGTATCCAGCATGGAGCTTATTGAAGTAATTCCTTCAATGTTAACTGATGAAGATACATATTTAAAAGTAGTCGGGCTGGGTGAGTTCTTGGGTAAAAAATCAGTAAAAGTAGAAGATAGCCCTGGATTCATTGTTAATCGACTTTTGATTCCTATGATTAACGAGGCGGTTATACTTTTAGAAAATAAAGTTGCAGCCGTTGATGAAATTGATTCAGCTATGACACTAGGGGCCCATCATCCGCTAGGACCTCTCGCCCTCGCTGATTTGATTGGAAATGATGTTTGCCTTTCCATAATGGATGCTCTTTATAATACCACCCGTGACACTAAATATCGCGCATCCTACTTACTCAGAAAAATGGTATCAGCGAATAGACTTGGGCGTAAGACTGGCCATGGCTTTTATAATTACTAA